One part of the Chloroflexota bacterium genome encodes these proteins:
- a CDS encoding 4Fe-4S dicluster domain-containing protein yields MKGYIEIDQELCKGCQTCIAFCPKSVIVLSDKLNASGYTPASFSDSGECTGCAICALVCPEVVIEVYRG; encoded by the coding sequence GTGAAGGGATATATTGAGATTGACCAAGAGCTATGCAAGGGATGCCAGACCTGCATAGCCTTCTGCCCGAAGAGCGTGATCGTTCTGTCCGACAAACTCAATGCCAGCGGCTATACACCCGCGTCCTTCAGCGATAGCGGCGAGTGCACAGGCTGTGCTATCTGTGCCTTAGTCTGCCCAGAGGTCGTAATAGAGGTTTACCGTGGCTAA
- a CDS encoding MBL fold metallo-hydrolase, whose protein sequence is MSKIMNCLELVLSLAVEGGPQVSRMTVEIKEVAPATYLLDCGKVPFFMMPQVAYLVVDHTSVLIEPGAAVAASRLLDDSERLGLHLDEVSYIIPTHIHVDHGGGAGYLAQRLPQTKVVLNPKGATHMIDPSRLIQGTRLAFGDNFEEGFGPILPIPQGQIHIARDGEEIRLGKRALRILFSPGHASHHISILDSLTGGLFCGEALGFPLDSAPDVVLPAGIPPFDPDAYLDTIRRLEKLSPRLLFYSHQGVRDNVDNQLIRQVKENSIAFAKIVQEAVQAGEDDLGIMERISKYVESCSPKARLPDSILTNPSGYIDYFRNKR, encoded by the coding sequence ATGTCTAAGATTATGAATTGCCTGGAACTTGTGCTATCATTAGCTGTAGAGGGTGGTCCACAAGTCTCAAGAATGACAGTTGAGATCAAAGAGGTAGCTCCGGCTACATACCTGCTTGACTGCGGAAAAGTCCCCTTCTTCATGATGCCTCAGGTGGCCTACCTGGTGGTTGACCACACCTCGGTACTGATTGAGCCAGGTGCGGCAGTTGCCGCTTCAAGGCTGCTTGACGATTCAGAGAGGCTCGGCCTGCATCTTGACGAAGTCTCATACATAATTCCCACCCATATACACGTGGATCATGGAGGTGGGGCAGGCTATCTAGCCCAGAGACTCCCTCAGACAAAGGTGGTTCTCAATCCCAAGGGTGCAACGCACATGATAGACCCCTCAAGACTTATCCAGGGCACCCGCCTGGCCTTTGGCGACAACTTCGAAGAGGGTTTTGGTCCTATTCTGCCTATCCCGCAAGGCCAGATTCACATCGCCCGCGATGGTGAAGAAATTCGGCTAGGGAAAAGGGCGCTGAGAATACTATTCTCGCCAGGACATGCTTCACATCATATCTCCATACTGGATAGTCTAACTGGTGGCTTATTCTGTGGTGAGGCACTGGGGTTTCCCTTGGACAGCGCGCCCGATGTCGTATTGCCGGCGGGAATCCCTCCGTTTGATCCCGACGCATACCTGGACACGATAAGGAGGCTGGAGAAGCTTTCTCCCAGGCTTCTCTTCTATTCCCACCAAGGAGTCAGGGACAATGTGGACAACCAGCTTATTCGTCAAGTAAAGGAGAACAGTATCGCTTTTGCCAAGATTGTCCAGGAGGCTGTTCAGGCAGGCGAGGATGACCTCGGAATAATGGAACGTATCTCCAAATATGTCGAAAGCTGCTCACCGAAAGCCAGACTCCCGGACTCAATCCTTACGAATCCTTCAGGATACATAGATTACTTCAGGAACAAGAGATAA
- a CDS encoding radical SAM protein: MAMRIVQQTKREVAERVLGQALGLLGNSPDKGAQYVITAIEHIAKSEKQGVIRDFAYNWLGEGKPGREFLGRILANVHPNVRRRYIARMVVSMLFRDSQISERCTRKHGITPPYTMLISPTMRCNFRCHGCYAASYRREDDMEPEVFDRVIGEAEDIGINFFIILGGEPFLYPELLPTIRKHNRSFFQLYTNGSLIDRAMAKKLVQLGNVGPQLSVNGPAEYTDASRVKGAFNQVMQAMDNLREAGCVFGFSSLLTRENLDAVCSEEWMDLLIEKGALYGWLFLYMPVGDDVDINLMPTPEQRNKLRIAMRHFRQTKPILPIDFWNDGTLTGGCIAGGRLYFHINHHGDVEPCIFCHFATHNINNCSLAEALASPFFMGIKENQPFSYNTLRPCPMIDHPDTMWSIIQQHGAKATHPGAEKMFTSLAPEIKRYAARVEEIMDDVWDNDDYHDWAAKWEAMCGIPPERLKARRQAYEESRAKKRNLILV; the protein is encoded by the coding sequence ATGGCAATGCGAATTGTGCAGCAGACGAAGAGGGAAGTGGCGGAGCGGGTGCTTGGTCAGGCTTTAGGCCTTTTGGGCAACAGCCCAGATAAAGGGGCTCAGTATGTTATCACAGCGATTGAGCACATTGCCAAGAGTGAAAAACAGGGCGTGATCCGTGACTTTGCCTACAACTGGCTAGGCGAAGGAAAACCAGGGCGTGAGTTCCTTGGCAGGATACTGGCTAACGTCCATCCCAATGTACGCCGGCGCTACATAGCCCGCATGGTGGTAAGCATGTTGTTCCGCGACTCGCAGATCAGTGAGCGCTGCACGCGGAAACATGGCATAACCCCACCCTATACCATGCTGATATCCCCGACGATGAGATGCAACTTCCGCTGCCACGGTTGCTATGCCGCTAGCTACAGGCGTGAGGATGATATGGAGCCGGAGGTGTTCGACCGTGTGATAGGCGAGGCGGAGGATATAGGCATAAACTTCTTCATCATACTTGGCGGCGAGCCATTCCTCTACCCAGAACTGCTGCCTACCATCCGCAAGCATAACAGGTCCTTCTTTCAACTATACACTAATGGCTCCTTGATCGATAGAGCGATGGCCAAGAAGCTGGTGCAATTGGGCAATGTGGGGCCGCAGTTGAGCGTGAATGGGCCGGCCGAATACACGGATGCCTCACGCGTCAAGGGAGCCTTCAATCAGGTGATGCAGGCTATGGATAACCTCCGCGAGGCTGGTTGTGTGTTTGGTTTCTCTTCACTGTTGACCCGTGAGAATTTGGACGCGGTGTGCTCTGAGGAATGGATGGACCTACTGATTGAGAAGGGCGCCCTTTATGGTTGGCTTTTCTTGTACATGCCGGTGGGCGATGATGTTGACATCAACCTGATGCCAACGCCGGAGCAGCGCAACAAGTTGCGGATTGCCATGCGTCACTTCCGACAGACGAAGCCCATACTGCCGATTGACTTCTGGAACGATGGGACGCTTACCGGTGGCTGCATTGCTGGTGGCAGGCTGTACTTTCACATAAACCATCATGGCGACGTGGAACCCTGTATCTTCTGCCACTTTGCCACCCATAACATCAACAACTGCAGTTTAGCCGAGGCACTAGCCTCGCCGTTCTTCATGGGCATAAAAGAGAACCAGCCCTTCAGTTACAATACGCTCCGCCCCTGCCCCATGATAGACCACCCCGACACCATGTGGAGCATAATTCAGCAGCATGGGGCCAAAGCGACTCATCCAGGTGCTGAAAAGATGTTTACCAGTCTAGCACCGGAGATCAAGAGGTATGCTGCCCGGGTGGAGGAGATAATGGATGATGTTTGGGATAACGATGACTATCATGACTGGGCAGCCAAGTGGGAGGCCATGTGCGGCATACCACCGGAGAGGCTGAAAGCACGCCGTCAGGCCTATGAGGAATCAAGGGCCAAGAAGCGGAACCTCATTTTGGTGTAG
- a CDS encoding 2-oxoacid ferredoxin oxidoreductase (catalyzes the coenzyme A-dependent decarboxylation of 2-oxoacids, such as pyruvate and 2-oxoglutarate), which translates to MVTKVTTEDYAAASEIAWCPGCGNFGILRAVRKALVSLQIEPHRVLMVSGIGQAGKFPHYTRCHVLNELHGRPIPAATAAKIVNPELTVIAISGDGDAYGEGGNHFIHSMNRNVDITYLVHNNQVYALTKGQACPTTDLGYTTRMNPQGAWVSLRPLALAVACDCSFVARGFAGEVDHLARLVEIGVKHRGFALIEILQPCVTFNNKNTFQWYKQRVYKLEAEVGYNPGDRAAAFNKALEWGDRIPIGVIYQKERPLFEEYIGVSAAAPLVREEINPLQFRELMNEFK; encoded by the coding sequence ATGGTGACCAAGGTAACTACTGAAGACTACGCCGCGGCGTCAGAAATCGCCTGGTGCCCCGGTTGCGGGAATTTCGGAATTTTGCGTGCTGTTAGAAAAGCGCTGGTATCGCTCCAGATTGAGCCCCACCGGGTGCTGATGGTGTCAGGCATAGGCCAGGCTGGCAAATTCCCTCACTATACCAGATGCCATGTATTGAATGAACTTCACGGCAGGCCCATTCCTGCGGCCACCGCCGCCAAGATAGTCAATCCCGAGCTTACAGTTATCGCCATTTCCGGTGACGGTGACGCCTACGGTGAAGGCGGCAATCACTTCATTCACTCTATGAACCGAAATGTTGATATCACCTATTTAGTGCATAACAACCAGGTTTATGCTCTAACTAAAGGTCAAGCATGTCCCACTACTGACCTGGGCTACACCACCAGAATGAACCCCCAGGGAGCCTGGGTCAGCCTCAGGCCCCTTGCGCTGGCAGTGGCATGTGATTGCAGCTTTGTAGCCCGCGGGTTTGCTGGCGAGGTTGACCATCTAGCAAGGTTGGTAGAAATAGGAGTCAAACACAGAGGCTTTGCGCTTATCGAAATCCTTCAGCCTTGCGTTACCTTTAACAACAAGAACACGTTTCAGTGGTATAAGCAGAGGGTCTACAAATTAGAGGCTGAGGTCGGTTACAATCCTGGCGACAGGGCTGCCGCTTTCAATAAAGCACTGGAATGGGGCGACCGAATACCTATAGGCGTTATTTATCAAAAGGAAAGGCCTCTTTTTGAAGAATACATCGGAGTTTCTGCCGCAGCGCCTTTAGTGAGGGAAGAAATCAATCCTTTGCAGTTTCGCGAGTTAATGAACGAGTTCAAGTAA
- a CDS encoding 2-oxoacid:acceptor oxidoreductase subunit alpha → MTVDFNFMIGGEAGQGIQSVSFILSKAMMRGGYYVYSDQDFESRIRGGHSFSRVRVRDRKVRAPSEEVSILLALNKDTVDRHLDEMKPEGEALVILDERTVRSGLADKGIMLDVPLEQLAIQSTANRIMSNTVALGAALGAVEYDFDLLAGVLRQEFSRHGEKVAEDNVKAARAGYDYALQHRGKKFGQRLKARRASTKIFLTGHEAVAFGAMVAGCKFVAGYPMTPTTSILEYVAQKGRDFGVKVIQTEDEISAINMVVGAGYAGVRAMTATSGGGFCLMVEGLSLAGMTETPVVVVLGQRPGPAIGLPTRTEQGELWFALHAGHGEFPRAILAPGGIDDAFWLTIKAFNLAEKYQSPVIILTDHDLADSYSTVEPFDLSQVTIDRGELLSEQEVNQLTAYKRHLITDSGVSPRALPLVGKALVATDSDEHNEEGHSIEDAETRRQMVLKRMRKLDGLRSELGKPRVHKKRGAKITLVGWGSTYGAIKEAQELLVAEGLPVNVLHLNEIWPFPADDVALILRGSKKNIFIESNATGQLAQLTRRETGIKADATILKFDGRPFSAQYIVNGVKKEAS, encoded by the coding sequence ATGACGGTCGATTTCAACTTCATGATCGGTGGTGAAGCTGGGCAGGGAATTCAGTCCGTGAGTTTTATCCTGTCGAAGGCCATGATGAGAGGCGGTTACTATGTCTATTCTGACCAGGACTTTGAGTCCCGAATCAGGGGTGGTCACAGTTTCTCGCGGGTGAGGGTCAGAGATAGAAAAGTGCGGGCACCGTCAGAGGAGGTAAGTATTCTTCTGGCTCTGAACAAGGATACAGTAGACCGGCATCTAGATGAAATGAAGCCAGAGGGAGAGGCGTTAGTTATCCTCGATGAACGAACGGTTAGGAGCGGGTTAGCAGACAAAGGAATTATGCTTGATGTACCGCTTGAGCAACTGGCCATCCAGTCGACCGCAAACAGAATAATGTCAAACACGGTTGCCCTTGGTGCCGCTTTGGGGGCGGTGGAATATGATTTTGACCTACTTGCCGGAGTTCTGCGTCAGGAATTCAGCAGGCACGGGGAGAAAGTTGCCGAGGACAATGTGAAGGCTGCCCGAGCCGGTTATGATTATGCCCTACAGCACAGGGGAAAGAAATTTGGTCAGCGTCTGAAAGCACGAAGAGCAAGCACCAAGATATTTCTCACCGGCCATGAAGCAGTTGCTTTTGGTGCCATGGTTGCCGGCTGCAAGTTTGTAGCTGGTTATCCAATGACACCCACCACGTCGATTTTGGAGTACGTCGCCCAGAAGGGCAGAGATTTTGGTGTCAAAGTAATTCAGACAGAGGATGAGATTTCGGCCATCAACATGGTCGTAGGTGCTGGCTATGCTGGCGTCAGAGCCATGACTGCCACATCCGGCGGCGGGTTTTGCCTTATGGTGGAAGGCCTGAGCCTTGCTGGGATGACGGAAACACCTGTTGTTGTCGTACTGGGACAGCGCCCCGGTCCGGCGATAGGACTACCTACAAGAACAGAGCAGGGTGAGCTTTGGTTTGCCCTCCATGCCGGGCATGGGGAGTTTCCACGGGCGATCCTGGCTCCAGGCGGCATCGATGATGCGTTCTGGCTGACCATCAAGGCTTTCAACTTGGCCGAAAAGTATCAGTCGCCGGTAATCATCCTCACTGATCACGACCTCGCTGATTCCTACAGCACTGTCGAGCCTTTTGATCTGAGCCAGGTAACAATTGATAGGGGTGAGCTTCTCTCTGAACAAGAAGTGAACCAGCTAACCGCCTACAAAAGGCATCTTATCACTGATTCCGGCGTATCCCCACGTGCCTTACCTCTGGTGGGGAAAGCCCTTGTGGCAACGGATTCTGACGAGCACAACGAGGAGGGACACTCTATCGAAGACGCCGAGACCAGAAGGCAAATGGTGCTCAAGCGCATGAGGAAACTCGACGGTCTCAGAAGTGAACTAGGCAAACCTCGCGTTCACAAGAAGCGCGGTGCCAAAATCACCTTGGTAGGCTGGGGAAGTACTTATGGCGCCATAAAGGAGGCTCAGGAGCTACTGGTGGCAGAGGGCCTTCCCGTAAATGTTCTGCACCTGAACGAGATATGGCCTTTCCCGGCAGACGATGTTGCTTTGATCCTGCGCGGCTCTAAGAAGAACATCTTTATTGAGAGTAATGCCACCGGCCAACTAGCCCAACTGACTCGCCGAGAGACCGGTATCAAGGCGGACGCCACTATCCTGAAGTTCGACGGACGCCCGTTCTCAGCACAATACATCGTCAATGGTGTGAAAAAGGAGGCATCCTGA
- a CDS encoding endonuclease MutS2: MDDKSLQMLEFPQIREILASFTSFSASRELALNLQPLRDYELASLLLRQSAEARYLLSLEPGFSIGGVTDVREGVKMAARGKIMAPESLIEIQKTLAAMYQVHSSLSKWSEKVPLLWSIAKGISDLRHLEEDISACLAPSGELLDHASTRLAAARQQLREVRQQLLDRLEAVMRSPKGRKIIQEHFIAEREGRYVVPVKIEFRKEMKGIVHDVSNTGATAFVEPWTTVEMGNTMRELAVEEKRETERILRDLSAKVGANEAEISRSIALVAELDLALAKARLARKAGAVEPILTKFNEGGKTTAGEPTGVLRLIEARHPLLAERAVPLSVEIGRDFSVLVITGPNTGGKTVALKTIGLLSLMAQAGLPIPASAESRIPVFDSVFADIGDEQSIEQTISSFSWHIGNIVRIINGATENSLVLLDELGTSTDPAEGSALARAILLSFLSRKTMTVATTHYGDLKIFAHITPGLQNASLDFDPVTLAPTYHLIVGIPGGSNAMATASRLGLAPEIIANAEGMVASGARELETLLADLREEKQGAEALRLDLKKEWDELQRKKFELEDELQRSKVEGRKVIQETRDRVLREAADLLKEIRQAASELRKEKSKERIEQARKTMAVVEKRLEGEVWQVKAEEKTERDTIDDSRITAGDTVWLREANLQATVLSVSQETQQVEVQAGQSRFRLSLDSVEKVTHPSAAPEFAPVKKQIIRRVVSRELDLRGKRAGEVEPSLDIYLNDASLANLSEARIIHGFGTGTVRNMVREILGAHPLVKSFRPGQKGEGGDGVTIVEL; encoded by the coding sequence ATGGATGACAAAAGCCTGCAAATGCTCGAATTCCCTCAGATAAGGGAGATACTCGCCTCATTTACTTCCTTCTCAGCCAGCCGCGAATTGGCGCTCAATCTGCAACCGCTTCGTGACTATGAACTGGCTTCCCTCCTGCTAAGGCAGTCAGCCGAGGCTCGCTATCTCCTATCCTTAGAGCCAGGCTTCTCCATCGGAGGAGTTACGGACGTGCGGGAAGGGGTGAAGATGGCAGCACGGGGTAAGATCATGGCACCTGAAAGCTTGATAGAAATCCAGAAGACCTTAGCCGCTATGTACCAGGTGCACAGCAGCCTCAGCAAGTGGTCAGAGAAAGTCCCGCTGCTCTGGAGTATCGCCAAGGGCATATCCGATCTTCGCCATCTCGAGGAAGATATTTCTGCCTGCCTGGCACCCAGCGGTGAACTACTGGATCATGCCTCGACCAGGCTAGCTGCGGCCAGGCAGCAATTGAGAGAAGTGCGCCAGCAGTTGCTAGACCGCCTGGAAGCCGTAATGAGGTCGCCTAAAGGGCGGAAGATAATCCAGGAGCATTTTATCGCTGAGCGGGAGGGTAGGTACGTCGTTCCAGTTAAGATCGAGTTCCGAAAAGAGATGAAAGGCATTGTACACGACGTCTCTAACACTGGAGCCACTGCATTTGTTGAGCCGTGGACCACTGTGGAGATGGGAAACACTATGAGAGAGCTGGCGGTAGAGGAGAAGCGCGAGACGGAAAGGATTCTGAGAGACCTCAGTGCCAAAGTCGGGGCGAATGAGGCAGAAATCTCTCGTAGTATAGCCTTGGTGGCCGAGCTGGATCTGGCACTGGCAAAGGCGAGACTCGCAAGGAAGGCCGGGGCCGTTGAGCCGATCCTTACCAAGTTCAACGAAGGTGGGAAAACGACCGCTGGTGAACCGACTGGTGTTCTGAGGCTTATTGAAGCCAGACATCCGTTACTGGCTGAAAGAGCAGTGCCGCTTTCTGTTGAGATAGGGCGGGACTTCTCCGTCCTCGTGATCACAGGACCTAATACAGGTGGTAAGACGGTCGCCCTTAAGACGATTGGCCTGCTCAGCTTGATGGCACAGGCTGGCCTGCCAATTCCTGCCTCGGCCGAAAGTCGCATCCCTGTCTTTGACAGCGTATTCGCCGACATTGGCGACGAGCAAAGCATCGAGCAGACGATTTCCAGTTTTAGCTGGCATATAGGTAACATCGTGCGTATTATCAACGGCGCTACGGAAAATAGCCTGGTCCTCTTGGACGAGCTGGGTACGAGTACTGACCCAGCGGAAGGTTCCGCCCTAGCCCGTGCCATTCTACTCTCCTTCTTATCGCGGAAAACGATGACTGTAGCTACCACGCATTACGGCGATCTGAAGATATTCGCGCACATCACTCCCGGGTTGCAAAATGCCTCGCTGGACTTTGACCCAGTCACGCTGGCACCGACCTATCACCTGATAGTGGGCATCCCTGGTGGCAGCAATGCAATGGCTACTGCTTCACGCCTGGGCCTGGCCCCTGAGATTATCGCCAATGCCGAGGGCATGGTAGCAAGCGGAGCTCGGGAGTTGGAGACCCTCCTCGCCGACCTGAGGGAAGAGAAACAAGGGGCTGAAGCCCTTCGCCTTGACCTGAAAAAGGAGTGGGATGAACTACAACGAAAGAAGTTCGAGTTAGAAGATGAGCTGCAACGGTCAAAAGTGGAGGGTCGAAAGGTTATCCAAGAGACACGGGACAGAGTTCTCCGTGAGGCAGCAGATCTGCTTAAGGAGATTCGCCAGGCTGCATCGGAATTGCGCAAAGAAAAGTCGAAAGAGAGAATAGAGCAAGCACGGAAAACTATGGCTGTTGTAGAGAAGCGCTTGGAGGGCGAGGTATGGCAGGTGAAGGCAGAGGAAAAAACAGAGAGGGACACGATAGACGACAGCAGGATCACTGCGGGTGATACTGTGTGGCTGAGAGAAGCAAATCTGCAGGCAACAGTGCTCTCGGTATCGCAGGAAACACAGCAGGTCGAAGTCCAAGCTGGGCAATCCAGGTTCAGGCTCAGCCTCGACAGCGTGGAAAAGGTAACGCATCCCAGTGCCGCCCCCGAATTTGCCCCGGTGAAAAAACAGATTATACGACGGGTGGTTTCTCGTGAACTTGACCTGCGGGGAAAGCGAGCTGGCGAGGTGGAGCCATCACTTGATATCTACCTTAATGATGCTTCTTTGGCAAATTTGAGCGAAGCACGTATCATTCATGGCTTTGGCACTGGCACAGTACGCAACATGGTGAGGGAAATTCTGGGTGCTCATCCTCTAGTCAAGTCCTTTCGTCCTGGCCAGAAGGGCGAAGGCGGGGATGGGGTAACTATTGTTGAGCTTTAG
- a CDS encoding MFS transporter: MMKEETVKDSKRWGAAAFLCLAVIILGMDDSVLNLALPSISREFNASTSDMQWAINAYLLAFAALLLTMGALGDRFGRKLMFLVGMVLFCVSSLAAALSTSMIMLILCRAFMGIGGAIAIPQTLSIITATFTDLKERTQAIALWAGVFGFGYGIGPVVGGVLLNHFAWNSVFIINIPLAMIAFAGGYFFARESRDQSAPRLDPPGVLLSTAGLFAIAYGITEAGRLTWTEGSVILWLGMGAVLLFFFVAWERRTDHPMLPMKFFKNMSFTGATIPMTLAALSSGALLFFLSQYLQSVQGYSPLSAAVRILPGAVFTLLVAMVAAPVSNRIGIKLTVALGALIIAGGLFWFSLVTPGTAYPVILGANVAIGAGFGLIWSPAANSVMGSLPLGRVGIGSALDATAQQVGGVLGVAALGAVLNGIYLDKIANLNVVASLPAEAYEAMRSSIQGAHIVAEQFPDEISQQIIDGSSEAFTSGMVEAMFIGGIIMVATTVITLLILPTRIRPTQE; this comes from the coding sequence ATGATGAAAGAAGAAACAGTAAAAGATAGCAAGCGCTGGGGCGCTGCGGCCTTTCTGTGTCTGGCGGTGATAATCCTCGGTATGGACGACAGTGTCCTCAACCTGGCGTTGCCATCCATTTCGAGGGAGTTCAACGCCAGTACCAGCGATATGCAGTGGGCGATCAATGCCTATCTCCTGGCCTTCGCAGCATTGCTGCTGACCATGGGAGCCCTCGGCGATCGCTTTGGCCGCAAGCTCATGTTTCTGGTAGGCATGGTCTTGTTTTGTGTCAGCTCACTGGCAGCAGCCTTATCTACATCCATGATCATGCTCATCCTTTGCCGTGCTTTTATGGGCATTGGCGGGGCAATAGCCATTCCCCAGACGCTCTCGATTATCACAGCGACCTTCACAGACTTGAAAGAGCGTACGCAGGCGATTGCGCTCTGGGCTGGTGTTTTTGGGTTCGGTTATGGGATCGGTCCCGTAGTCGGTGGAGTCTTGCTGAATCACTTTGCATGGAATTCGGTGTTCATCATAAATATTCCCCTGGCTATGATTGCCTTCGCGGGGGGATACTTCTTCGCCCGGGAATCCAGGGATCAGAGTGCTCCCAGACTGGATCCACCGGGTGTATTGTTGTCCACTGCTGGACTGTTTGCGATAGCTTATGGCATCACCGAGGCAGGTCGGCTGACCTGGACTGAGGGTTCAGTGATCCTCTGGCTCGGTATGGGAGCGGTCCTGTTGTTTTTCTTTGTTGCGTGGGAAAGACGCACGGATCACCCCATGTTACCGATGAAATTCTTCAAGAACATGTCTTTCACGGGGGCCACCATCCCCATGACGCTGGCTGCCCTCAGCTCAGGCGCACTACTGTTTTTCCTGAGCCAGTATCTTCAGTCGGTGCAAGGATACTCACCCTTGTCGGCAGCGGTGCGTATCTTGCCAGGGGCTGTGTTCACATTATTGGTAGCCATGGTGGCAGCGCCCGTGTCTAATCGCATCGGCATTAAGCTAACGGTAGCCCTGGGTGCCCTGATAATCGCAGGTGGGCTATTCTGGTTCTCTCTTGTCACACCGGGGACTGCCTATCCGGTGATACTTGGTGCCAATGTTGCCATAGGAGCAGGTTTTGGGTTGATATGGAGCCCAGCCGCCAACTCCGTTATGGGCTCGTTACCCCTGGGCCGGGTTGGAATTGGCTCGGCGCTGGACGCGACTGCGCAGCAGGTAGGCGGTGTTTTGGGCGTGGCAGCCCTGGGTGCGGTCTTGAACGGGATATACTTGGATAAGATAGCAAATTTGAATGTGGTGGCATCCTTGCCAGCAGAGGCTTACGAAGCAATGCGGAGCAGCATACAGGGTGCTCATATTGTGGCAGAACAATTTCCCGATGAAATTTCTCAGCAGATTATCGACGGATCCAGTGAAGCCTTCACTTCAGGTATGGTGGAGGCCATGTTCATCGGGGGGATAATCATGGTAGCAACCACCGTGATCACCTTGCTTATCCTGCCAACCCGCATACGCCCGACACAGGAATAG
- a CDS encoding SDR family oxidoreductase: protein MTKQTIAELFDLSGKCAVVTGGAMGIGQGIAFRLSEAGAGVMIADINLEAANQTVQEIKSRGGKAKAIHADVRSAADAKKVAKATVEAFGSLDILVNNAGIYPLKPLMQVTEDLWDRVLDVNLKGSFLYAQACAEEMIKAGHGGRIINIASIDALKPQEMGIHYNASKGGVIMLTKSLALELAPHRILVNTVAPGGINTPGVAAANKAFSQATGLEPEVLMQGFIQRIPLKRRGEPDDIAKVVLFLASAAADYVTGSFLLVDGGYLLS, encoded by the coding sequence ATGACAAAGCAGACCATCGCCGAACTTTTCGACTTGAGCGGTAAGTGCGCCGTGGTGACTGGCGGTGCCATGGGCATCGGGCAAGGCATTGCCTTCCGTCTATCCGAAGCCGGCGCGGGCGTGATGATCGCCGACATTAACCTGGAAGCGGCCAACCAGACCGTACAGGAGATCAAGTCCAGAGGCGGCAAGGCGAAGGCCATTCATGCCGATGTACGAAGCGCAGCCGATGCCAAGAAAGTGGCCAAGGCCACGGTAGAGGCCTTCGGTTCCCTCGATATCCTGGTCAACAACGCCGGCATCTATCCCCTGAAACCCCTCATGCAGGTCACTGAGGACCTGTGGGACAGAGTCCTGGACGTTAACCTAAAGGGGAGTTTCCTGTATGCTCAGGCATGTGCCGAGGAGATGATCAAAGCCGGCCATGGAGGAAGGATCATCAACATAGCTTCGATAGATGCCCTGAAACCTCAGGAGATGGGGATACACTACAACGCTTCCAAAGGTGGTGTCATAATGCTGACCAAGAGCCTGGCTCTGGAGCTTGCTCCCCACAGGATTCTGGTCAACACAGTGGCGCCCGGCGGCATCAACACGCCCGGAGTGGCGGCTGCCAACAAGGCCTTTAGCCAGGCTACCGGCTTGGAACCGGAGGTGCTGATGCAGGGCTTCATCCAGCGCATACCCTTGAAGCGCAGGGGCGAGCCTGATGATATCGCCAAGGTGGTGCTGTTCCTGGCCAGCGCGGCAGCCGACTACGTCACTGGCAGCTTCTTGCTGGTGGACGGTGGATACCTGCTCTCGTAG
- a CDS encoding EthD family reductase yields the protein MIKVITLLKRKPGLSLEEFYKYWKEKHAPVALRDNPQMVKYVQNHGVILPSGEQAYDGVAETWWPDMDTFQAAVAILQSEAGRAHLDDLERFVDLSQMVSIVTEEKVIK from the coding sequence ATGATCAAGGTGATTACGCTGCTCAAAAGAAAGCCGGGTCTGTCGCTGGAAGAATTCTACAAGTATTGGAAAGAAAAGCATGCCCCTGTAGCGTTGCGGGATAACCCGCAGATGGTCAAATACGTTCAGAACCACGGCGTGATTCTGCCCAGCGGTGAACAAGCCTACGACGGGGTGGCTGAGACCTGGTGGCCTGACATGGATACCTTCCAGGCAGCCGTTGCCATCTTGCAATCTGAGGCCGGCAGAGCGCACCTCGATGATTTGGAGAGGTTCGTAGACTTGAGCCAAATGGTATCCATTGTCACTGAGGAGAAGGTCATCAAATAG